Proteins encoded in a region of the Eulemur rufifrons isolate Redbay chromosome 15, OSU_ERuf_1, whole genome shotgun sequence genome:
- the TAGAP gene encoding T-cell activation Rho GTPase-activating protein isoform X1, producing the protein MKLISNHNASKTLNSGDMETLIECQSEGDIKEHPLLASCESEDSICQFIEVKKRKKVLSWPFLMRRLSPSSDFSGALEPELKASLFDQPLSIICGENDTLPRPIQDILTILCLKGPSTEGIFRKAANEKARKELKEELNCGGAVDLERLPVHLLAVVFKDFLRSVPRKLLSSDLFEEWMGALETQDEEERIEALKQVANKLPRPNLLLLKHLVYVLYLISKNSEVSKMDSSNLAICIGPNMLTLENDQNLSFEAQKDLNNKVKTLVEFLIDNCFEIFGENIPVHSSITSDDSLEHTDSSDTSTLQNDSAYDSNDPDVESNSSSAINSPGGQPQGPTALAAGLDDRGPWDARESRPEPIASTVARLKGRLGQPDRRHSEPSMPSSQECHRHQTTNQSLTKSEDALPTPHAGSLLESEDAEDPFPEEVFPAGHGKTKRPVDLKIKNLTQGLALPRGLVPKAFSSGSLDRCSDSSPVASPSSPKRNFFTRHQSFSTKTEKSKPNREIKKHSMSFSFASHKKVLTKTPSSGKSQVFTRDQVTKGSRKESQLAGRVVQDDGSETHSPTVLGCSSRSCTLWVDDVFQLAELGGPGSPPSYEEAIRCQVWEPTAYGSQTVGSMRARLFSQDPFLPPLLPSPHGEDSKDRCSGEPLAGHRLSPLTQHWAQSRTVSASVETLRHVAVPGRPELHRLRTVSETMQKNKRDYLTRRCSQPIFEADQLQYAKESYI; encoded by the exons ATGAAGTTAATAAGCAACCACAATGCT tcaAAAACACTAAATTCCGGTGATATGGAGACACTAATCGAATGTCAATCAGAg ggtGACATCAAGGAACATCCCCTGTTGGCATCATGTGAGAGTGAAGATAGCATTTGCCAGTTCATTG aagttaagaagaggaagaaggtgcTGTCCTGGCCCTTTCTCATGAGAAGGCTCTCCCCTTCGTCAGATTTCTCTggggctttggagccagaattGAAAGCATCACTATTTGATCAGCCCTTGTCAATTATCTGCGGTGAAAACGACACACTCCCCAGGCCCATTCAG GATATTCTCACTATCCTGTGCCTCAAAGGCCCCTCCACTGAAGGGATATTCAGGAAAGCGGCCAACGAGAAGGCCCGCAAGGAGCTGAAGGAGGAGCTCAACTGCGGAGGCGCCGTGGACCTGGAGCGGCTCCCTGTGCACCTGCTGGCTGTGGTCTTTAAG GACTTCCTCAGGAGCGTCCCCCGGAAGCTCCTTTCAAGTGACCTCTTTGAGGAGTGGATGGGCGCCCTGGAGACGCAGGACGAGGAGGAGAGAATCGAGGCCCTGAAACA GGTTGCAAATAAGCTCCCGCGGCCCAATCTGCTGCTGCTGAAGCACCTGGTGTACGTTCTGTACCTGATCAGCAAGAACTCCGAGGTCAGCAAGATGGACTCCAGCAACCTGGCAATCTGCATCGGACCCAACATGCTCACCCTGGAGAATGACCAAAACTTGTCATTTGAAGCCCAGAAAGACTTGAACAATAAG GTTAAGACATTGGTAGAATTCCTCATCGATAACTGCTTTGAAATATTTGGGGAGAACATTCCAGTGCATTCCAGTATCACCTCTGATGACTCCCTAGAACACACTGACAGCTCAG ACACGTCAACCCTGCAGAATGACTCAGCCTATGACAGCAACGACCCCGATGTGGAATCCAACAGCAGCAGCGCCATCAACTCTCCCGGCGGGCAGCCTCAGGGGCCCACTGCCCTGGCCGCCGGCCTGGACGACAGGGGGCCGTGGGACGCCCGTGAGTCAAGGCCGGAGCCCATCGCAAGCACGGTGGCTAGGCTGAAAGGCCGCCTCGGCCAGCCGGACAGGAGGCACTCGGAGCCCAGCATGCCGTCCTCACAAGAGTGCCACCGGCACCAGACAACAAACCAAAGCCTAACAAAAAGTGAGGATGCCCTCCCCACGCCCCACGCAGGCTCTCTCCTGGAGAGTGAGGACGCCGAAGACCCATTTCCAGAGGAGGTCTTCCCTGCAGGGCACGGCAAAACCAAGAGGCCGGTGGACCTGAAGATCAAGAACTTGACCCAGGGCTTGGCGTTACCACGGGGGCTGGTCCCCAAAGCCTTCTCCAGTGGTTCCCTGGACAGGTGCTCTGACAGCTCGCCCGTGGCTTCTCCTTCCAGCCCCAAAAGAAATTTCTTCACCAGGCATCAGTCTTTCTCCACAAAGACTGAAAAAAGCAAACccaacagagaaattaaaaaacactCCATGTCATTCTCCTTTGCCTCTCACAAAAAAGTGCTGACCAAAACCCCCAGCTCTGGGAAATCCCAGGTCTTCACCAGAGACCAAGTCACAAAGGGCTCTAGGAAAGAAAGCCAGCTGGCTGGCCGTGTCGTCCAGGATGATGGGTCTGAAACCCACAGCCCCACTGTTCTGGGCTGCAGCTCGAGGTCCTGCACGCTCTGGGTGGACGACGTGTTCCAGCTGGCCGAGCTGGGGGGCCCTGGGAGCCCGCCCTCTTATGAAGAGGCCATCCGGTGCCAGGTGTGGGAGCCCACCGCCTATGGCAGCCAGACCGTGGGCAGCATGAGGGCAAGACTGTTCAGCCAGGACCCCTTCCTGCCACCTCTTCTCCCGTCTCCCCACGGAGAGGACTCCAAAGACCGATGCAGCGGAGAGCCCCTTGCTGGGCACAGACTGTCTCCCCTGACCCAGcactgggcacagagcaggactGTCAGTGCTTCTGTGGAAACTCTGAGGCACGTGGCTGTCCCAGGGAGACCTGAGCTGCACCGGCTGAGGACGGTGTCAGAGACTATGCAGAAGAATAAGAGGGACTATCTAACGCGACGCTGTAGCCAGCCCATCTTTGAGGCTGACCAACTGCAATACGCGAAAGAATCCTATATTTAG
- the TAGAP gene encoding T-cell activation Rho GTPase-activating protein isoform X2 translates to MKLISNHNASKTLNSGDMETLIECQSEGDIKEHPLLASCESEDSICQFIEVKKRKKVLSWPFLMRRLSPSSDFSGALEPELKASLFDQPLSIICGENDTLPRPIQDILTILCLKGPSTEGIFRKAANEKARKELKEELNCGGAVDLERLPVHLLAVVFKDFLRSVPRKLLSSDLFEEWMGALETQDEEERIEALKQVANKLPRPNLLLLKHLVYVLYLISKNSEVSKMDSSNLAICIGPNMLTLENDQNLSFEAQKDLNNKVCSAYL, encoded by the exons ATGAAGTTAATAAGCAACCACAATGCT tcaAAAACACTAAATTCCGGTGATATGGAGACACTAATCGAATGTCAATCAGAg ggtGACATCAAGGAACATCCCCTGTTGGCATCATGTGAGAGTGAAGATAGCATTTGCCAGTTCATTG aagttaagaagaggaagaaggtgcTGTCCTGGCCCTTTCTCATGAGAAGGCTCTCCCCTTCGTCAGATTTCTCTggggctttggagccagaattGAAAGCATCACTATTTGATCAGCCCTTGTCAATTATCTGCGGTGAAAACGACACACTCCCCAGGCCCATTCAG GATATTCTCACTATCCTGTGCCTCAAAGGCCCCTCCACTGAAGGGATATTCAGGAAAGCGGCCAACGAGAAGGCCCGCAAGGAGCTGAAGGAGGAGCTCAACTGCGGAGGCGCCGTGGACCTGGAGCGGCTCCCTGTGCACCTGCTGGCTGTGGTCTTTAAG GACTTCCTCAGGAGCGTCCCCCGGAAGCTCCTTTCAAGTGACCTCTTTGAGGAGTGGATGGGCGCCCTGGAGACGCAGGACGAGGAGGAGAGAATCGAGGCCCTGAAACA GGTTGCAAATAAGCTCCCGCGGCCCAATCTGCTGCTGCTGAAGCACCTGGTGTACGTTCTGTACCTGATCAGCAAGAACTCCGAGGTCAGCAAGATGGACTCCAGCAACCTGGCAATCTGCATCGGACCCAACATGCTCACCCTGGAGAATGACCAAAACTTGTCATTTGAAGCCCAGAAAGACTTGAACAATAAGGTTTGTTCTGCTTACTTATGA